From a single Spongiibacter taiwanensis genomic region:
- a CDS encoding NAD(P)H-dependent amine dehydrogenase family protein has translation MTAVNTASSPRLVIYGTGQYGCHIVRLAHQRGWQIVAAFNRAGSKVGQDIGRLAGLDKELGVVVQDCDTADFRTLDADIGIVTLSNLLSVNYEAHQRLLEAGLNVLCHGSESYFPQGCNPDRAAELDTLAKAKGVTFTGGGIWDMSRIWSGILLLGPCTQIRSLTHSSITDVYGQVGSFEQAAFVGIGISPEGFYERGLHNAAFGASYKTICEQVLTAVGFEVVASRVEIEPVVYSRPITNPWSGEAIPAGTSVGTRIAGKVDTAQGVSATFNIELRLFFAEEEEHVFWSVDGTPRNELRNNRKDSDLTTAGCLFNRITDVINARPGVVTVSELGPLRCALPITGVES, from the coding sequence ATGACCGCAGTTAATACCGCTTCATCACCTCGCCTGGTGATTTACGGCACCGGCCAATATGGCTGTCATATTGTTCGCCTGGCTCATCAGCGGGGTTGGCAGATTGTGGCGGCCTTCAATCGGGCTGGGAGCAAGGTCGGTCAGGATATCGGCCGGCTCGCCGGACTGGATAAAGAGCTTGGCGTTGTTGTGCAAGACTGCGATACAGCAGACTTCCGCACCCTCGATGCCGATATTGGCATCGTTACCCTGAGCAACCTGCTCAGCGTCAATTACGAGGCCCACCAGCGTTTGTTGGAGGCGGGCTTGAATGTGCTTTGCCACGGCTCCGAATCTTACTTCCCTCAGGGCTGTAATCCTGACCGGGCCGCCGAGCTGGATACCTTGGCCAAGGCCAAGGGTGTGACCTTTACCGGTGGCGGCATCTGGGATATGTCGCGCATTTGGAGCGGCATTTTGCTGCTGGGCCCCTGCACCCAGATTCGCTCCCTCACCCATTCCAGCATCACTGATGTGTACGGTCAGGTCGGTAGCTTTGAACAGGCCGCCTTCGTGGGGATAGGTATCAGCCCCGAGGGGTTTTACGAGCGCGGGCTGCACAATGCGGCCTTTGGCGCGTCTTATAAAACCATTTGCGAGCAGGTGCTGACGGCGGTGGGGTTTGAGGTGGTGGCGAGTCGGGTTGAGATTGAGCCGGTGGTCTACTCGCGGCCCATTACTAATCCCTGGAGCGGCGAGGCGATACCTGCGGGGACCTCGGTGGGCACCCGAATTGCCGGGAAGGTGGATACCGCCCAAGGGGTGTCGGCGACCTTTAATATTGAGTTGCGCTTGTTCTTTGCCGAGGAAGAGGAACATGTGTTCTGGTCGGTTGACGGTACGCCGCGTAACGAACTGCGCAACAATCGCAAAGACAGTGACCTGACCACGGCGGGCTGTCTGTTTAACCGCATCACGGATGTGATCAATGCTCGCCCCGGTGTGGTCACCGTGT
- a CDS encoding SDR family NAD(P)-dependent oxidoreductase, translated as MSDSNPIFCMQGKIAVITGAGTGMGKRFSSVLARAGAQVVCVARNLDRLETVAAAIREEGGQAIAVAADLTDAAAIEHIFEQAEAHFGQANVLVNCAAQVDFGGLFPEQSDEGWDAMVSTNLTGAMKLCRSFARRLKASNQSAAIVMVTSITGERVMPGLMGYSSLKAASNHMTKAMARDLFGTGIRVNALSPGYFDTELSSGLFDSEEGRALIQMHPLQRLGRVEELDGPLLLLASDASCHMNGSVVTVDAGHSIGLV; from the coding sequence ATGTCTGATAGCAATCCGATCTTTTGCATGCAGGGAAAAATTGCGGTGATCACGGGTGCCGGCACTGGCATGGGTAAACGTTTTTCCTCCGTGCTGGCCAGGGCCGGTGCCCAGGTGGTTTGTGTGGCCCGCAATCTGGACCGGCTGGAAACCGTTGCTGCCGCGATTCGCGAGGAGGGCGGGCAGGCGATCGCCGTGGCAGCCGATCTCACTGATGCCGCAGCCATTGAGCACATTTTTGAGCAGGCCGAGGCCCATTTTGGTCAGGCCAATGTGCTGGTCAATTGTGCAGCCCAGGTGGATTTTGGCGGTCTGTTTCCCGAGCAGAGCGACGAAGGTTGGGATGCCATGGTCAGCACCAACCTGACGGGCGCGATGAAGTTGTGTCGCAGCTTTGCGCGCCGCCTTAAAGCCAGCAATCAGAGCGCCGCGATTGTGATGGTCACGTCGATTACCGGCGAGCGAGTGATGCCCGGTCTGATGGGCTACAGCAGTTTGAAAGCGGCGTCGAACCACATGACCAAGGCCATGGCCCGGGATTTGTTTGGCACGGGTATTCGCGTCAATGCCCTGTCGCCGGGGTACTTCGATACCGAGCTTTCCTCGGGTTTGTTTGATTCCGAAGAAGGGCGTGCACTTATTCAAATGCATCCTTTGCAGCGCCTGGGAAGGGTGGAGGAGCTTGATGGACCTTTGCTGCTCTTGGCCAGCGATGCATCTTGCCATATGAATGGAAGCGTGGTGACGGTTGATGCGGGTCACTCCATTGGTCTGGTATAA
- a CDS encoding sulfotransferase family protein, producing the protein MSSSTIYIDDLANPTFSEAGAKVMANRAALTIDYSIEGVLDFARAQLDVPLYEDDYIFDSFSRFMQEAGETHEMSPAGRNMLAASFASSIVQRSRLEALLLRHPEINDIEITSPVLIAGLPRSGTTNLSNIMSADKRFNSLKFWEAWQPVPSLKQFAGEELDTRDEFYRQGLEDWHSVCPYFRNMMDVPYDGTQEECILFHMDGIPVVNLNHVDTPKWRKWFWEEMDAKRLYSFLKKGIQVLQWLRGNNQRWILKSPHHLPFLPVIDEVFDDTRFILTHRDPASSNLSNATMMSYLHRECYFHPDTKAALQNSYDMIDNMLTGLVRDIDKLDPRRVHHVYFHRYMADNMGTLRDIYNSADLEWSDTAEQAMNAYVADHPRGRHGGQLGYRPEQDFGVTRAHIRSRYGDYFDKFPEVNVEDKHG; encoded by the coding sequence ATGTCTTCATCCACTATCTACATTGATGATCTGGCCAACCCGACCTTCTCAGAGGCTGGCGCTAAAGTGATGGCCAACCGGGCCGCTTTGACCATCGACTACAGCATCGAGGGCGTACTCGACTTTGCCCGGGCGCAACTCGATGTCCCCCTCTATGAGGACGACTACATCTTCGACTCCTTCTCCCGGTTCATGCAGGAGGCTGGAGAAACCCACGAAATGAGCCCGGCGGGACGCAATATGCTAGCCGCTTCCTTTGCGAGCAGTATCGTTCAGCGCAGCCGCCTTGAAGCATTGTTACTGCGTCACCCAGAAATCAATGACATTGAAATCACCTCACCGGTGTTGATTGCCGGCCTGCCGCGTTCTGGCACCACCAACCTCAGCAATATCATGTCGGCCGACAAGCGCTTCAATTCGCTCAAGTTTTGGGAGGCTTGGCAGCCGGTGCCCTCGTTGAAGCAATTTGCCGGGGAAGAACTGGACACCCGGGATGAGTTTTATCGCCAGGGCCTGGAAGACTGGCACTCGGTCTGCCCCTACTTTCGCAATATGATGGATGTGCCCTATGACGGCACTCAAGAGGAATGCATTCTGTTTCATATGGACGGCATTCCCGTGGTAAACCTGAACCATGTGGACACCCCAAAGTGGCGCAAATGGTTTTGGGAAGAAATGGATGCAAAACGCCTATACTCTTTCTTGAAAAAGGGTATCCAGGTATTGCAGTGGTTACGCGGCAACAACCAGCGCTGGATACTGAAAAGCCCCCATCATCTGCCATTTTTGCCGGTAATTGATGAGGTCTTTGACGATACCCGTTTCATCTTGACTCACCGCGACCCTGCTTCATCGAATTTATCTAACGCAACCATGATGTCCTACCTGCATCGCGAGTGTTATTTCCACCCCGACACCAAGGCTGCGCTGCAGAATTCCTATGACATGATCGACAATATGCTGACCGGACTGGTCAGGGACATCGACAAACTCGATCCCCGGCGCGTTCATCATGTGTATTTCCATCGCTACATGGCCGATAACATGGGGACCCTGCGAGACATTTACAATAGTGCCGATCTGGAGTGGAGCGACACTGCCGAGCAGGCGATGAACGCATATGTTGCTGACCATCCCAGGGGGCGCCACGGTGGCCAGCTGGGTTACCGTCCGGAACAGGACTTCGGCGTAACACGCGCACATATCCGCAGCCGGTATGGCGACTATTTCGACAAATTCCCCGAGGTCAACGTCGAAGACAAACATGGTTGA
- a CDS encoding alkyl sulfatase dimerization domain-containing protein, with protein MNVAQDLTRQTPLFYRGDFDQKVVTADNGAKVNSDYLRFIRDGSWGKVGWSEVRPGVFAITGLGFNNHVFVESERGLILFDTGTNIGTGREILKIKRQFSDRPVVAIIYSHHHYTQAAQPIIDAFPEEDIAIYAHPQLEQNLLEFKAGAGSAVMRRAQMQTGMYLPQHGEDAALMYGFSTPRFADNDGGNLGHVSPTHLVADEEEVAIDGQRVVFYHTSSDATDSLTVHFPELELVLHNAAIMPMMFPLYTLRGERYRVAEDLIQGIDRIRQLRPHYMVGCHGFPVIGEAAIQALATHHRDAYAYLLQQTIRGINLGRNPDQLVRDIQLPPSLRDQDCLFAAYIDPEYIVRGIYRGLVGWWADDAAEIHPPEPEEYHRALVDGFGGSGPMIAAAQRAFDEKKYNLAAKLMSSVVMVEPALLQAKQLKAAALRKMAQATPTGIQTRNFLLTEALALEGKIDKRKPPAGGGMPPPGLDMILSAPPGTHIRLLENAINPAPIVGIHAVIKFSYTDLNLNFGFALRHGAGEFMEEAPSEPDLHISLTRPVWAEIILGKRSFAESQRQGSVNVVGDSDLLAKVTQAFADVWGQP; from the coding sequence ATGAATGTTGCGCAGGATTTAACAAGACAGACACCGCTTTTTTATCGCGGCGATTTCGACCAGAAAGTGGTAACCGCCGACAATGGCGCCAAGGTCAACAGCGACTATCTCCGTTTCATCCGTGATGGTTCCTGGGGAAAAGTTGGCTGGTCCGAGGTTCGCCCAGGTGTGTTCGCCATTACCGGACTGGGTTTTAACAATCATGTCTTTGTTGAATCCGAGCGTGGCCTGATTCTGTTTGATACCGGTACCAATATTGGTACCGGTCGTGAAATTCTGAAAATAAAGCGTCAATTCAGTGACCGGCCAGTAGTAGCGATCATTTATTCCCACCATCACTACACCCAGGCAGCGCAACCCATTATTGACGCCTTTCCGGAAGAAGACATCGCGATCTATGCACACCCACAACTCGAGCAAAATCTGCTCGAGTTCAAAGCTGGCGCAGGCTCTGCCGTAATGCGCCGGGCCCAGATGCAAACCGGGATGTATTTGCCCCAGCATGGTGAAGATGCGGCGCTGATGTACGGCTTTTCTACCCCACGTTTCGCCGATAACGACGGCGGCAATCTGGGCCATGTATCACCAACTCATCTGGTTGCCGATGAGGAAGAGGTGGCGATTGATGGCCAGCGAGTGGTGTTCTATCACACCAGTTCCGATGCCACTGATAGCTTGACAGTCCACTTCCCCGAACTTGAACTGGTACTGCATAACGCGGCCATCATGCCGATGATGTTTCCGCTTTACACCCTGCGCGGCGAGCGCTATCGGGTAGCGGAGGATTTGATTCAGGGGATCGACCGGATTCGCCAGTTACGGCCTCACTACATGGTGGGCTGCCACGGCTTTCCAGTGATTGGCGAGGCAGCGATTCAGGCGCTGGCAACTCACCACCGAGATGCCTACGCTTATCTTCTGCAGCAAACCATTCGTGGGATTAACCTCGGTCGCAACCCCGACCAACTGGTGCGAGATATTCAGTTGCCGCCCAGTCTGCGGGATCAGGATTGTCTGTTTGCCGCTTATATCGATCCCGAGTATATCGTCCGGGGCATTTATCGCGGCCTGGTCGGATGGTGGGCAGATGATGCCGCAGAAATTCATCCCCCGGAGCCGGAGGAATATCACCGCGCATTGGTAGACGGCTTCGGTGGTAGCGGCCCGATGATTGCTGCCGCCCAGCGGGCCTTTGACGAGAAGAAATACAATCTCGCCGCCAAATTGATGAGCTCGGTGGTGATGGTGGAGCCGGCGCTATTGCAGGCTAAGCAATTAAAGGCGGCGGCGCTGCGCAAAATGGCCCAAGCCACCCCCACAGGGATTCAGACGCGTAACTTTTTACTCACCGAGGCACTCGCCCTGGAGGGCAAAATTGACAAGCGCAAACCACCCGCAGGCGGCGGCATGCCCCCCCCCGGCCTGGACATGATCCTCAGTGCGCCGCCAGGCACCCATATCCGTCTGCTGGAAAACGCAATTAATCCCGCGCCCATCGTCGGCATCCATGCAGTCATCAAATTTAGCTACACCGACCTGAATCTGAATTTCGGGTTTGCTCTGCGTCATGGCGCAGGAGAATTTATGGAAGAGGCGCCTTCCGAGCCGGATTTGCATATCTCGCTAACACGACCCGTCTGGGCGGAAATCATTCTAGGCAAGCGGAGCTTCGCCGAGTCGCAAAGACAAGGCTCGGTTAACGTCGTAGGCGATAGCGATCTGCTGGCCAAGGTCACCCAGGCCTTTGCCGATGTCTGGGGCCAGCCATGA
- a CDS encoding DUF1214 domain-containing protein, which yields MNERTSLEQYDFSSPAIWQRVVKVMEEMQALVWDDPQVQDDLTRAEGVRQLTRLISGGQRITLENMDPDYPQFQQLLSTKIQFGLPSADCHYTWAPMHGDNVYRIVGDRGTANLIDLEIREDHLGRLGNWKLFHRLTDLEVGPDNQVEVIVSKERPADTTNWLKLPEGNCNVVFRQYFNDWDTEQPARLTIITEGKPYPPPPLTEDQVRRNLELFCDLLQQMPAGFRQTVEAYYKGEPNTLSFDGIDYGFASLSYGKCAYQCGPDEALVLELELPKTRFWNIQLSSHFWEARDYHLRQNSLNGHQADIDSDGVFRAIISHKDPGVANWLDAGGHPKGLVTVRYYEADKIRPSKITRCPVSEVAQHLPPGTAQISTEERQRRLRKRAWSFPRLGRD from the coding sequence ATGAACGAACGTACCTCCCTTGAGCAGTATGACTTTTCGAGCCCAGCGATTTGGCAGCGGGTAGTCAAGGTTATGGAAGAGATGCAGGCACTGGTGTGGGACGACCCGCAGGTGCAGGACGATCTGACCCGGGCTGAGGGAGTGCGGCAACTTACCCGGCTGATTTCGGGCGGCCAACGCATCACCCTGGAAAATATGGACCCGGATTACCCCCAATTCCAGCAGCTGCTCAGTACCAAAATTCAGTTTGGCTTGCCCTCGGCAGATTGCCATTACACCTGGGCGCCGATGCACGGCGACAACGTTTATCGCATTGTGGGGGACCGCGGTACGGCCAACCTGATCGATCTGGAAATTCGTGAGGATCATCTCGGTCGTCTTGGCAACTGGAAATTATTTCATCGCCTGACCGATTTGGAGGTGGGGCCGGATAATCAGGTGGAAGTGATAGTCAGTAAGGAGCGCCCGGCAGACACCACCAACTGGCTGAAGCTGCCTGAGGGTAATTGCAATGTGGTATTCCGCCAATACTTTAACGACTGGGATACTGAGCAGCCTGCGCGCCTGACGATTATCACCGAGGGCAAGCCCTATCCGCCGCCGCCCCTCACCGAAGATCAGGTTCGCCGCAATCTGGAGTTATTCTGCGACCTGCTTCAGCAGATGCCGGCGGGCTTTCGCCAAACCGTTGAGGCCTACTATAAGGGTGAGCCCAATACCCTGTCCTTTGACGGCATTGACTATGGTTTTGCCTCCTTGAGTTATGGCAAGTGCGCCTACCAGTGCGGCCCCGACGAGGCCCTGGTGCTGGAACTGGAGTTACCCAAGACCCGCTTCTGGAATATTCAGCTCAGCAGTCACTTCTGGGAGGCCCGGGACTACCATCTTCGCCAAAATTCCCTTAACGGCCACCAGGCCGACATCGACAGTGATGGCGTTTTCCGGGCGATTATCAGCCACAAAGACCCCGGTGTTGCCAACTGGCTCGATGCCGGTGGTCATCCAAAGGGACTGGTTACCGTTCGCTATTACGAGGCAGACAAAATTCGCCCAAGCAAAATTACCCGATGCCCGGTCAGCGAAGTGGCTCAACACCTCCCCCCAGGGACCGCACAAATCTCGACCGAAGAGCGCCAGCGCCGTTTGCGTAAGCGGGCTTGGTCCTTCCCGCGTTTGGGTCGGGATTAA
- a CDS encoding sulfotransferase family protein has product MAQTETTVDLPKSVPHLLATATAMTGLDDFGDESFLEGLGNVVKGFNDEAQLSPLGEQLAFGGLLNILVNRLRYVRDIAAHPEILDEDIPGPIVVLGLPRTGTTKLQRILSAGNQTQAMLYWRMLNPAPFPEEQLGRPDGRIHVAEDAVAMLAEHFPGFMARHPTEAQQPDEEVLLMQGSFQCEVTWMFARMPSFYQYCMDVDPVYRYRYLRSQMQYLQWQDGGAQGRPWVLKSPCHTGVLDSLLKVFPNAVLVHCHREVTEVIPSMSGLMEHMRLIHSDHVDPKVTGPELLAYFGEGMDRYLAFRKTLPADYITDFSFNDVLHRAPEVVAQIYQRTGLPFTEDSRAAIAAFEAERPRHQFGSYTYCAEDYGVTDAEITARFAEYSQKFATYINR; this is encoded by the coding sequence ATGGCGCAGACTGAAACGACTGTAGATTTACCCAAATCCGTGCCGCATTTACTTGCCACGGCAACGGCTATGACGGGGCTGGACGATTTCGGTGATGAGTCCTTTTTGGAAGGCCTGGGTAATGTGGTTAAGGGTTTTAATGACGAGGCGCAGCTGTCACCTTTGGGTGAGCAACTGGCCTTTGGCGGTCTGCTCAATATCCTGGTGAATCGGCTGCGCTATGTTCGCGATATTGCCGCGCATCCAGAGATTCTTGACGAAGATATTCCCGGGCCAATAGTGGTGCTGGGTCTGCCGCGTACCGGCACGACCAAATTGCAGCGCATATTGTCAGCCGGCAATCAGACTCAGGCCATGTTGTATTGGCGGATGTTGAATCCGGCGCCTTTTCCCGAGGAACAGCTCGGCAGACCGGATGGACGCATTCACGTTGCCGAAGACGCCGTGGCGATGTTGGCCGAACACTTTCCGGGCTTTATGGCTCGTCACCCCACCGAAGCCCAGCAGCCCGACGAAGAAGTGCTGCTAATGCAGGGCAGCTTCCAGTGCGAGGTTACTTGGATGTTTGCCCGCATGCCGTCGTTCTACCAATACTGTATGGACGTCGATCCGGTTTACCGCTACCGCTATCTGCGCAGTCAGATGCAGTATCTGCAATGGCAGGACGGTGGTGCTCAGGGGCGGCCCTGGGTGCTTAAGTCGCCCTGCCATACCGGGGTGTTGGACTCGCTGTTGAAGGTCTTCCCCAATGCGGTGTTGGTGCATTGTCACCGGGAAGTGACCGAAGTTATCCCGTCCATGTCGGGTCTGATGGAGCATATGCGACTGATTCACAGCGATCATGTCGACCCTAAGGTGACTGGCCCCGAGTTGCTGGCGTATTTCGGTGAGGGAATGGATCGCTACCTCGCCTTTCGCAAGACTTTACCGGCAGATTACATTACCGACTTTTCCTTTAACGATGTGCTGCACCGGGCGCCAGAGGTTGTTGCCCAAATTTATCAGCGTACCGGTCTGCCCTTTACCGAGGATAGTCGCGCGGCGATTGCTGCCTTTGAAGCTGAGCGGCCCCGGCACCAGTTTGGCAGCTACACTTACTGTGCCGAAGACTATGGCGTGACAGACGCCGAGATCACCGCACGGTTCGCCGAGTACAGCCAGAAATTTGCGACTTATATCAACCGTTAA
- a CDS encoding helix-turn-helix domain-containing protein — MMNTPGISVSNPIAVYQKACRSTPLAEHATSHSDSVRLCSWDLRPMKQVRIPQHSALTIAVHLGGVRRVRVFTENGISHRFSKPGDITLVPQNQSIKYFIDGPVNFATLHLTESAQRIFGDDCGQLLLKMQACLFALRDDYVMASVRNLLAASSLPPLDFQRYTDKVLESLAWHLLRVVSDRAAEGVRLAAPGTVLDSDELDFAAIAEEIDMRLGDRLHIQELADKAGLGRTAFCERFTEHFGLPPHRYIIEKRIEAAKERLLLNGSVTEVAYDLGFSSASHFSSTFKSLVGLTPRAYLNGQHRQ, encoded by the coding sequence ATGATGAATACGCCCGGAATCAGCGTGAGCAACCCGATAGCGGTTTACCAAAAAGCCTGCCGTTCCACGCCCTTGGCAGAACACGCTACCAGTCACAGTGACAGTGTTCGCCTGTGCAGCTGGGACCTGCGACCGATGAAGCAGGTGCGCATCCCACAACACAGTGCCCTGACCATTGCCGTGCACCTCGGCGGCGTCCGCCGGGTTCGGGTGTTTACTGAAAATGGCATTAGCCACCGCTTCTCAAAGCCCGGCGATATCACCCTGGTGCCGCAGAACCAATCGATAAAATATTTCATCGATGGGCCGGTAAATTTCGCCACCCTGCATCTCACCGAGAGCGCCCAGCGTATTTTTGGCGATGACTGCGGCCAACTGCTGTTAAAAATGCAGGCGTGTCTGTTTGCGCTGCGGGATGACTATGTGATGGCATCGGTGCGCAATCTACTGGCGGCCAGCTCACTGCCCCCCCTGGATTTCCAACGCTACACCGACAAGGTACTGGAATCGCTGGCCTGGCATTTGTTGCGGGTCGTCAGCGACCGGGCCGCCGAAGGTGTGCGTCTCGCGGCGCCGGGAACCGTGCTGGACAGTGACGAACTGGATTTTGCCGCCATCGCGGAAGAGATTGACATGCGCCTCGGTGACCGCCTACACATTCAGGAGCTAGCCGATAAAGCCGGCCTGGGCCGCACGGCTTTTTGCGAGCGCTTTACCGAGCACTTTGGCCTGCCGCCCCACCGCTACATTATTGAAAAGCGCATTGAGGCCGCCAAGGAGCGCCTGCTACTCAATGGCAGTGTTACCGAAGTGGCCTACGACCTGGGCTTTAGCAGTGCTTCACATTTCTCTAGCACCTTCAAAAGCCTGGTTGGGCTCACCCCAAGGGCTTACTTGAACGGCCAGCACAGACAGTAA
- a CDS encoding FAD/NAD(P)-binding protein has product MSRFDAPRRVAIVGSGPAAMYLASHLLDRPEVPHQIDIFERLPAPWGLVRWAVAPDHPEKKLVIDRLFSYTFDRPELRFFGNVEIGSDITHQELRANYDGVFYACGADGDNRMGIPGEDLPGSWSAREFVAWYSGHPDFSHLTFDLSHPRAVIVGNGNVALDVARILTSPVAELAKTDIADHALTALSRSQITEVVILGRRAAAQGAFNNPELEELAHIPGVLVEVDWGADQSADAELSWAAQRKLTTLKDFSSKAWSPSAKKIVLKFLSSPVELIGDGRVSQICLAANQLQTDASGRVSARASDQHTLLETGLVMRAIGYRGRPFAGLPFDNKRGVIENRQGRVCANGETIPGVYVCGWIKRGAQGVIGSNKKCAAETVGRYLEDIADGATPVLNASLEAIPHLLDKRGIRYVSKSDWTRIDRFERNAGRATGRPRVKLTTSDALLEATL; this is encoded by the coding sequence ATGAGCCGGTTTGACGCTCCCCGCCGCGTGGCCATTGTCGGTAGCGGCCCGGCGGCCATGTATTTGGCCAGCCACTTGCTGGATCGGCCGGAGGTCCCCCATCAAATCGATATCTTTGAACGCTTGCCAGCGCCCTGGGGCCTGGTGCGCTGGGCAGTTGCACCCGATCATCCAGAGAAAAAACTGGTGATTGACCGCCTGTTTTCCTACACCTTTGACCGGCCGGAACTGCGCTTTTTCGGCAATGTAGAGATCGGCAGCGACATCACTCATCAGGAGCTGCGAGCCAACTACGACGGCGTGTTTTATGCCTGCGGCGCCGATGGCGATAACCGCATGGGTATTCCAGGCGAAGACCTCCCGGGCTCCTGGTCGGCCCGGGAGTTTGTCGCCTGGTACAGCGGGCATCCGGATTTTTCTCACCTGACCTTTGACCTGTCTCATCCCCGGGCGGTGATCGTCGGCAATGGCAACGTCGCACTGGATGTTGCGCGGATTCTCACCAGCCCGGTGGCCGAGCTTGCCAAGACAGATATCGCCGATCATGCCCTGACTGCGCTGAGCCGCAGCCAGATCACCGAGGTCGTGATACTCGGTCGGCGCGCCGCCGCCCAGGGCGCCTTCAACAACCCTGAGCTGGAAGAACTGGCCCATATCCCCGGCGTTTTGGTCGAGGTGGACTGGGGTGCGGATCAAAGCGCTGACGCTGAATTGAGCTGGGCTGCCCAGCGTAAGTTGACCACTCTCAAGGATTTTTCCAGCAAAGCCTGGTCGCCCTCAGCGAAAAAAATTGTGCTCAAGTTCCTGAGCTCACCGGTTGAATTGATCGGCGATGGCCGGGTTTCCCAGATTTGCCTGGCCGCTAACCAGTTACAAACTGACGCCAGTGGCCGGGTGTCCGCGCGGGCCAGCGACCAGCACACCCTGTTGGAGACAGGGCTAGTGATGCGGGCGATTGGCTATCGTGGACGCCCCTTTGCCGGCCTGCCCTTCGATAACAAGCGTGGAGTGATTGAAAATCGTCAAGGCAGGGTATGTGCCAATGGCGAGACCATCCCCGGTGTCTACGTTTGCGGATGGATCAAGCGCGGCGCGCAAGGCGTTATCGGCAGTAACAAGAAGTGCGCGGCCGAGACCGTGGGCCGCTATCTTGAAGACATTGCCGATGGCGCCACCCCGGTCTTGAACGCCTCACTAGAGGCCATCCCACACTTGCTTGACAAGCGTGGCATACGTTATGTCAGCAAGAGCGACTGGACACGGATTGATCGATTTGAACGCAATGCGGGTCGGGCAACAGGTCGCCCCAGGGTCAAACTGACCACCAGTGACGCCCTGCTTGAAGCCACCCTTTAA
- a CDS encoding indolepyruvate ferredoxin oxidoreductase subunit alpha: MAYVIGPPCVADYSCVEICPVDCISPGPNETSFDQAEQLYIDPEVCIDCGACVKVCPVLAIFEAGTLPEKWRHYEEINRDYFREARHEPV, from the coding sequence ATGGCTTATGTAATCGGCCCTCCCTGTGTTGCAGATTACTCCTGCGTCGAAATTTGTCCGGTCGACTGTATTAGCCCCGGTCCCAATGAGACCAGCTTTGATCAGGCAGAACAGCTGTATATCGACCCGGAGGTCTGCATTGATTGCGGCGCCTGCGTCAAAGTTTGCCCGGTGCTGGCAATTTTTGAGGCGGGCACCCTGCCGGAAAAATGGCGCCATTATGAGGAGATCAATCGGGATTATTTCCGGGAGGCGCGCCATGAGCCGGTTTGA